A region from the Citrobacter koseri ATCC BAA-895 genome encodes:
- the galF gene encoding UTP--glucose-1-phosphate uridylyltransferase GalF, translating into MINLKAVIPVAGLGMHMLPATKAIPKEMLPIVDKPMVQYIVDEIVAAGIKEIVLVTHASKNAVENHFDTSYELESLLEQRVKRQLLAEVQSICPPGVTIMNVRQAQPLGLGHSILCARPVIGDNPFVVVLPDIIIDDATADPLRYNLAAMVARFNETGRSQVLAKRMKGDLSEYSVIQTKEPLDNEGKVSRIVEFIEKPDQPQTLDSDLMAVGRYVLSADIWAELERTEPGAWGRIQLTDAIAELAKKQSVDAMLMTGDSYDCGKKMGYMQAFVKYGLRNLKEGAKFRKGIEALLNE; encoded by the coding sequence GATGCTGCCGATTGTTGACAAACCGATGGTACAGTACATTGTTGACGAAATTGTTGCTGCTGGGATCAAAGAAATCGTTCTGGTCACTCACGCTTCCAAAAATGCGGTAGAGAACCACTTCGACACCTCCTACGAATTAGAGTCACTTCTGGAGCAACGCGTGAAACGTCAGTTGCTGGCGGAAGTGCAGTCCATTTGCCCACCAGGCGTGACGATTATGAACGTTCGTCAGGCTCAACCGTTGGGTCTGGGGCATTCCATTTTATGCGCACGTCCTGTGATTGGCGACAACCCCTTTGTGGTGGTGCTGCCTGATATCATCATTGATGACGCGACGGCCGATCCGCTTCGCTATAATCTTGCGGCAATGGTAGCGCGTTTCAACGAAACGGGGCGCAGCCAGGTGCTGGCAAAACGCATGAAAGGCGACCTTTCAGAGTATTCCGTTATCCAGACCAAAGAACCTCTGGATAATGAGGGGAAAGTCAGCCGTATTGTTGAGTTCATTGAAAAGCCGGATCAACCGCAGACGCTGGACTCAGATCTGATGGCGGTAGGCCGCTATGTGTTGTCGGCAGATATCTGGGCAGAACTGGAAAGAACAGAACCCGGCGCCTGGGGCCGCATCCAGTTGACGGATGCAATTGCAGAACTGGCGAAAAAACAGTCTGTTGACGCCATGCTGATGACAGGCGATAGCTACGACTGCGGTAAGAAAATGGGCTATATGCAAGCGTTCGTTAAGTACGGGCTGCGCAACCTGAAGGAAGGGGCGAAGTTTCGGAAGGGAATTGAGGCGTTGCTTAACGAGTAA
- a CDS encoding EpsG family protein, with protein sequence MLQVIFSPIGFAAFSVLQIFFVSIISFLKRSKFSFFLLAINITLIGLYLGIANRWGYDSIHYYIPFYEGDTSRKFEPGFTLLVYILRTIGIPSELFPVITILITTWLSFIAILKLTNEYVQTTIIAFCLTSMISFMYLYMGGMRQAISFSFLLLSIAYQSRNASIKSFITIIIAISLHFSALIFLVMPIWRRLDFHKKYIIILLSLIFALASEYIVGFVLKALPPGSVFANKIIRAFEYSDRNNEHAIYIYKFLYSSIFVFIPLFLLDKTIKNKSASLILEYALLAYVFSAILFFTKESSIRYLFVVNVFLIPFYIMSIEHVFVKTQRRVILLLIVIIFMLYGVISHNWLSELVTRFI encoded by the coding sequence ATGCTGCAGGTAATATTTTCACCAATTGGTTTTGCAGCATTCTCTGTTTTACAGATTTTTTTTGTTTCTATAATATCTTTCTTAAAAAGAAGCAAGTTTTCCTTTTTTTTATTGGCTATTAACATAACACTTATTGGATTATATCTTGGTATAGCTAATCGTTGGGGATATGATTCTATTCACTATTATATACCTTTTTATGAGGGTGATACCTCCAGAAAGTTTGAGCCAGGATTTACTTTATTAGTCTATATATTGCGAACAATAGGTATACCATCTGAGTTATTTCCTGTAATAACAATATTAATTACAACATGGTTATCTTTTATAGCAATACTGAAGCTAACAAATGAATATGTACAGACAACTATAATTGCTTTTTGTCTGACAAGTATGATAAGTTTCATGTATCTCTATATGGGAGGAATGCGACAAGCTATCAGTTTTAGTTTTCTTCTTTTATCAATAGCATACCAATCAAGAAATGCATCGATTAAATCTTTTATCACTATTATTATAGCTATCAGTCTACATTTCTCTGCTTTAATATTTTTGGTTATGCCTATATGGAGACGACTTGATTTTCATAAAAAATATATAATTATTTTGCTATCACTTATTTTTGCTTTGGCATCAGAATATATTGTTGGTTTTGTGCTCAAAGCATTACCCCCGGGAAGTGTGTTTGCTAATAAAATAATTCGAGCATTTGAGTATTCAGATCGAAATAATGAACACGCCATATATATATATAAGTTTTTATATTCTTCAATATTTGTATTTATTCCTTTATTCTTATTGGATAAAACAATAAAAAATAAAAGCGCATCTCTTATTTTAGAATATGCTCTGTTAGCATATGTTTTCTCTGCCATCTTATTTTTCACCAAAGAATCATCGATCAGATATTTGTTTGTAGTAAATGTTTTTTTAATCCCTTTTTATATTATGAGTATAGAACACGTTTTTGTTAAAACTCAACGAAGGGTAATATTATTACTAATAGTTATTATTTTTATGCTTTATGGGGTTATATCACATAACTGGTTATCTGAATTAGTGACTCGATTTATCTAA